A stretch of DNA from Rhodococcus sp. NBC_00297:
ACACGATGAGCAAGGCGCTGGCGCAGCAACTCGCTCCTCGTGGGATCCGCGTCAACGTCGTTGCTCCCGGTCCGTTCTGGACGCCCTTGCAGGCGTCCGGCGGACAGCCCACGTCGGCGCTGCCCGAGTTCGGCCAGGAGACGCCGCTCGGTCGTGCGGGTCAGCCCGCCGAGTTGGCCGGTGCCTACGTGTACCTCTCGTCGGCCGAGTCCGGGTACGTCACCGGCGACACGCTGAACGTCAACGGCGGCATGCCGACGCCGTAGTCGCCCGATCGTGGACTTCCGGCCCCGCATTCCGGGGTCGGGAGTCCACGATCACCGGAGCTCTCAGGCCTACCCTGGTGACATGACCGACTTCTCGTCCGACCAGGCCGCGTCGTTGCCCGATGCGGAGGTACTCGATCTCGTCGTCGCGCTCACGAGTGCCCGCCCGGCGCTGCGGGCGGTGTACGACGCCGCCGTGGCTCTGACTCCCGAGGCGTCGGTCGACCCCGACATCATGCCGCGCACGCCGTCGGTGTCCGACATCCCCCAGGTTCCGACGGACCCGGGTTTCACCGACGCCGGTGTCCCCACGTTCGACGCGGTGCGAGAGCGAATCGACGGGCGTTCGGGGCGTGCGGTGGGGTCCACCGAGCTGGATGCCGAGAGCGCGGTCGGCCGAACCGAGGCGGAGAAGTTCGCCGAGCGGGAACGCGCCGGCAAGGCGCGCCTGGACGAGATCAGGAAGTCGATGCAGCGTCCCTGATCGCCTCGCGCTCGTAGCGGCCCGCCAGGACGGCGCACACCACGAGTTGGATCTGGTGGAAGACCAGCAGGGGCAGAACGATGACCCCGACGGGTTGCCCCACGAACAGCACCGACGCGATGGCAATGCCGCTGGCCAGGCTCTTCTTCGAGCCACAGAACACCACGACGATGCGGTCGTCACGCGTCATGCGGAGCGCGCGCGCGATCCCGGCTGTCGCCGCGAGAACAACAGCGAGCATTGCACTGCACAAGACCACCACTGCGACGATCTGCCACGGCGTCGTGGCAGCCCAGACTCCCTCGACCCGTGACGCACTGAATGCGGCGTAGACGATCAGGAGGATCGATCCGCGGTCGACGAGCAGCGTGGTGGACCGGTGCCGCGCCACCCGTCCTGCGAGCCATCGCCTTGCGAACTGTCCGGCCACGAACGGCAGCAGGAGTTGGAGCATGATGTCGACGATCGATCCGGCATCGATGCTCGCTCCGCCGGTCGTGCTCATCAGCAGGACCACCAGCAGCGGCGTCGCGAACACTCCGATGATGTTGGACAGCGACGCGCTGACGACGGCGCCGGCGACGTTGCCGCGGGCGATCGAGGTGAAGGCGATCGACGACTGGATCGTGGACGGAACGAGGCAGAGGTAGAGCATCCCGGTGTAGAGGTCGTCGGTCAGCAGCCCCGGCGCGAGCACCCGTACTCCGAGCCCGAGGACCGGGAACAGCAGGTACGTGCAGGCCAGAACGACCCCGTGCAGTCGCCAGTGCCGGACTCCGTCCATGGCGTCACGCGGAGACAGTCTGATTCCGTACAGGAAGAACAGCAGGGCGATGCCGATCGTGGTGACCCACGACAGGACGTCCGCTGCGGTGCCGGAGACCGGGAACACGGTGGCCGCGATGGCAGCAGCGAAGATCGCGAGGACGAAGCCGTCGAGCGCTCTGATGGTGCCTGTCAGGGAGAACGCCACGTCAGGACGGCTGGCACGCGTCCTTGAGGCTGCACGAGATGCAGCTGTGGCCGCATCCACCGGTCTCCTCGACCGGCACTGCGGCCGCGGCGCGGGTGCCCATGGCACCGCCGTACGCAGCGGTGACGAGCGCGGCGACGGTGGTCAGCACGGCGGCGACCACGCCGAAGATGCCGCCCGGCGCGAGGGTCGCCACTGCGCCGACCAGCAGGAAGACCGCGGCGGCGGCCGTCGTCGGGCCGGCGACCCGGTTGGCGACGGTGAACGTCTCGTCCGAGCGCATGCTCGCTTCCGTTCGGACTCCGGCGACGGAGTTGCGCTTCAAGCGGCCGGTCAGACCGAGGAACGCCACCGCGCCCAGCGCCACGGCGCCGACGAGGAGTACGAGCAGAAGGATCACGGACACGACAATCACGAGCACCACTTTACGGCGTCGTGGCCGGGCGTCCGCGTGCGGATCGTCACGCTTTACGCTGGTCGGGTGAGTGAACACGGCGACACCTCCCCCGACACGACCCCCGGCCACCGCTACACGGCGGATCTGGCGGGTTCCCTCGAGTCGCGCTGGCAGGAGCGGTGGGCCGCCGAGGGGACGTTCGACGCACCCAATCCGGTGGGCGAGCTCAGCACCGGCGATCCGGTTCCGACCGACAAGTTGTTCGTGCAGGACATGTTCCCGTACCCGTCCGGCAGCGGTCTGCACGTCGGCCACCCGCTCGGTTACATCGCGACGGACGTGTTCGCCCGCTACCACCGCATGCAGGGCCGCAACGTGCTGCACACGCTGGGTTACGACGCCTTCGGCCTGCCCGCCGAGCAGTACGCGGTGCAGACGGGCACGCACCCGCGCACCACCACCGAGGCGAACATCGCCAACATGCGCCGGCAGCTGGGGCGGCTGGGACTCGGTCACGACACCCGCCGCTCGCTCGCCACGACGGACGTCGACTTCTATCACTGGACGCAGTGGATCTTCCTGCAGATCTTCGATTCCTGGTACGACACCGAGGCCGGTAAAGCACGACGGATCGCCGAGCTCGAGGAGGAATTCACCTCCGGTGCTCGGACTCTGGACGACGGGCGTGCATGGGCCGATCTCTCGGTCTCCGAGCGTCGCGACGTCATCGACGGTCATCGTCTGGTCTACCAGTCCAACTCGCTGGTCAACTGGTGCCCCGGTCTGGGCACCGTGCTGGCCAACGAGGAGGTCACCGCCGACGGTCGCAGCGACCGCGGCAACTTCCCGGTGTTCCGGAAGAACCTGCGCCAGTGGATGATGCGGATCACCGCATACTCCGACCGGTTGATCGACGACCTGGATCTGCTGGATTGGCCGGACAAGGTCAAGACGATGC
This window harbors:
- a CDS encoding bile acid:sodium symporter family protein; amino-acid sequence: MAFSLTGTIRALDGFVLAIFAAAIAATVFPVSGTAADVLSWVTTIGIALLFFLYGIRLSPRDAMDGVRHWRLHGVVLACTYLLFPVLGLGVRVLAPGLLTDDLYTGMLYLCLVPSTIQSSIAFTSIARGNVAGAVVSASLSNIIGVFATPLLVVLLMSTTGGASIDAGSIVDIMLQLLLPFVAGQFARRWLAGRVARHRSTTLLVDRGSILLIVYAAFSASRVEGVWAATTPWQIVAVVVLCSAMLAVVLAATAGIARALRMTRDDRIVVVFCGSKKSLASGIAIASVLFVGQPVGVIVLPLLVFHQIQLVVCAVLAGRYEREAIRDAASTS
- a CDS encoding SdpI family protein, encoding MIVVSVILLLVLLVGAVALGAVAFLGLTGRLKRNSVAGVRTEASMRSDETFTVANRVAGPTTAAAAVFLLVGAVATLAPGGIFGVVAAVLTTVAALVTAAYGGAMGTRAAAAVPVEETGGCGHSCISCSLKDACQPS